One genomic segment of Deinococcus radiopugnans ATCC 19172 includes these proteins:
- a CDS encoding TniQ family protein — protein MTPIRRLPRHPHPHPGESLSSWLMRLSHANAQRLSYLTTHLTDNPNFWHSDPDRHLRAEIFPALTTATGLSEARLRELMLPQFVGTLFDRLHPQAATRWALPYAKRLYAGQRGGAVYCPRCLEEKSGPFLRLSWRLSFATVCPEHQLVLRESCPHCGAFFAPHLNDLGKGKDWSLEKRLPFGWCPQCECDLRGTGEPAGPEELAFQQRLTEALSTGRMAWDHLDHVPALEGFDVMHQVLSLLFLAGPWKAVQDVTGLPVPASPPARPNRTFEDFTFEDRRLLLAGLRFLVSDWPARFVAVCTTARLTRKPLVVNMPVIPAWYDEVADRFSRANGRRPYKRIPLAEHLDLDGIAARRAQATKPRERRRWEVLWHYHQQPEALPVARRLGMSWDFVARTVNRYNLYGPDWMNDANRARSFGRRRLLDEAQELELQTYIAASPGKPSNAELQDWCEARIGHRPDSSTLWMYRRGVAHTRLGRRARPSASEATDLFSPRDREDEET, from the coding sequence ATGACGCCGATTAGGCGTCTGCCCCGGCATCCGCACCCCCATCCAGGGGAAAGTCTATCGTCCTGGCTGATGCGGCTCTCGCATGCCAACGCGCAGCGCCTGTCCTACCTCACCACCCATCTGACCGACAATCCCAACTTCTGGCACAGCGATCCTGACCGGCACCTGCGGGCCGAGATTTTCCCAGCCCTGACGACGGCGACAGGTCTGAGCGAAGCCCGGCTGCGTGAACTGATGCTGCCCCAATTTGTCGGCACGCTTTTTGACCGGCTTCATCCACAGGCCGCAACCCGCTGGGCGCTGCCGTATGCCAAGCGCCTTTACGCTGGTCAGCGTGGGGGAGCGGTGTATTGCCCCCGGTGCCTGGAAGAGAAGAGTGGCCCCTTCCTTCGCCTGAGCTGGAGATTGTCGTTCGCCACGGTCTGTCCCGAGCATCAGCTCGTGCTGAGAGAGAGCTGCCCGCACTGTGGAGCGTTCTTTGCGCCCCATCTCAATGATCTGGGCAAGGGAAAGGACTGGAGCCTGGAGAAACGTCTGCCGTTCGGCTGGTGTCCGCAGTGCGAATGCGACTTGCGCGGAACGGGTGAACCGGCTGGGCCTGAAGAACTCGCCTTTCAACAGCGACTGACAGAAGCGCTCTCGACGGGGCGAATGGCCTGGGACCATCTGGATCACGTCCCAGCGTTGGAGGGTTTCGACGTGATGCATCAGGTGCTGTCGCTGCTCTTCCTGGCTGGCCCCTGGAAGGCGGTGCAGGACGTGACTGGCCTCCCTGTGCCAGCTTCCCCACCGGCAAGGCCCAACCGGACCTTCGAGGACTTCACCTTCGAGGACCGCCGCCTGCTGCTGGCGGGGTTGCGCTTCCTGGTGAGCGACTGGCCCGCCCGTTTCGTGGCGGTGTGTACCACGGCGCGGCTGACCCGCAAGCCGCTGGTGGTCAACATGCCAGTCATTCCTGCCTGGTATGACGAGGTGGCAGACCGCTTCAGTCGGGCCAATGGCCGCCGCCCCTACAAGCGCATTCCACTAGCAGAACATCTTGATCTGGACGGAATCGCTGCCCGTCGCGCCCAGGCCACGAAGCCCCGCGAACGTCGGCGTTGGGAGGTGCTGTGGCACTATCACCAGCAGCCGGAAGCGCTGCCCGTGGCGCGGCGGTTGGGTATGTCCTGGGACTTCGTGGCCCGCACGGTCAACCGCTATAACCTTTACGGCCCGGACTGGATGAATGATGCCAACCGGGCCAGATCATTTGGCCGTCGTCGTCTGCTCGATGAAGCGCAGGAACTTGAACTTCAAACGTATATCGCCGCGTCACCCGGCAAGCCCAGCAACGCTGAGTTGCAGGACTGGTGCGAGGCCCGGATCGGCCACCGACCGGATTCGTCAACGCTGTGGATGTATCGCAGGGGTGTGGCCCATACCCGGCTGGGGCGACGGGCCAGACCATCAGCAAGTGAGGCGACTGATCTATTCTCTCCCCGCGACAGGGAAGACGAAGAGACTTGA
- a CDS encoding BlaI/MecI/CopY family transcriptional regulator — MTPASSLSGLGPLEQRVMEVLWTRAPRGVTAVQAELGGESAYSTVKTILERLTDKGYLLREKVGKAFEYRPAISRTELEVQGARRLSERLLSGFGSAALTQFVDTVKEDPAQLTELRRLLTELEEQ; from the coding sequence ATGACGCCTGCCTCCTCTCTTTCTGGACTGGGACCTCTGGAACAGCGGGTCATGGAAGTCCTATGGACCAGGGCACCACGCGGCGTAACCGCTGTGCAGGCCGAACTCGGGGGTGAGAGCGCCTATTCCACCGTCAAGACGATCCTGGAACGCCTGACCGACAAAGGCTACCTGCTGCGCGAAAAGGTTGGCAAAGCGTTCGAGTACCGGCCCGCGATCAGCCGCACGGAGCTGGAGGTGCAGGGCGCCCGCCGCCTCAGCGAACGGCTGCTGTCCGGCTTCGGCTCGGCCGCGCTGACGCAGTTCGTGGATACGGTCAAAGAGGACCCAGCCCAACTGACTGAGCTGCGCCGCCTGCTGACCGAATTGGAGGAGCAGTGA
- a CDS encoding M56 family metallopeptidase, whose protein sequence is MKYLFYPQFILTVWGPLLVFGLAWLLRPWRQTLAPRAGFWLSLGLLLLPVLMWYVPYLPGLALREWLPYRAPISWGVYNGPQEFTHWTWWLTTLPFLLGFGGQCVAAAYGLAEQAVTRWRVRCLPQYRVGRINVLEVPGELAFTLSCFRPHIYVSRAVWEGPHRAAILAHEEGHASARHPLLLALALWAARSCWFWPPAQILLHEVRTWADQQAAQTTGRPALARALRHSLNVAAGPSIAPSFASPSIITRRVQRLSREGRPLPLPLVLGLLGLYLALLVLV, encoded by the coding sequence GTGAAATACCTCTTCTACCCACAGTTCATCCTGACCGTGTGGGGGCCGCTGCTGGTCTTTGGGCTGGCATGGCTGCTGCGGCCCTGGCGCCAGACCCTGGCACCTCGCGCCGGGTTCTGGCTGAGCCTGGGGTTGCTGCTGTTGCCTGTGCTGATGTGGTACGTCCCCTATCTGCCGGGCCTGGCCCTGCGGGAGTGGTTGCCGTACCGTGCCCCCATCTCCTGGGGGGTATACAACGGCCCGCAGGAGTTCACACACTGGACGTGGTGGCTCACCACACTGCCGTTCCTGCTGGGCTTCGGGGGCCAGTGCGTTGCGGCAGCGTATGGTCTGGCTGAGCAGGCCGTCACCCGCTGGCGTGTCCGCTGCCTCCCACAGTACCGGGTAGGCCGAATCAACGTGCTGGAAGTGCCGGGCGAGCTGGCCTTTACCCTGAGCTGTTTCCGGCCCCACATATATGTCAGCCGCGCGGTGTGGGAGGGGCCGCACCGGGCCGCTATCCTCGCGCATGAGGAGGGCCACGCCAGCGCCCGCCATCCCCTGCTGCTCGCGCTGGCCCTGTGGGCGGCCCGTTCCTGCTGGTTCTGGCCGCCCGCCCAGATCCTGCTCCACGAGGTCCGCACCTGGGCCGATCAGCAGGCCGCGCAGACCACCGGACGCCCGGCCCTGGCCCGCGCCCTGCGCCATTCGCTCAACGTGGCGGCGGGTCCGTCCATCGCTCCCTCGTTCGCCTCGCCCTCTATCATCACACGCCGAGTCCAGCGTCTGTCCCGCGAAGGAAGGCCGCTCCCGCTCCCCCTCGTTCTGGGACTGCTGGGCCTCTATCTGGCGCTGCTGGTGCTGGTCTGA
- a CDS encoding ATP-binding cassette domain-containing protein, which yields MNTPDFAIITDHLAKRFGKATVIHDVNLHVPTGQVYGLLGPNGAGKSTTLGLILGLLQPTSGGVELFGQPWRRDLLGRVGASLNGPAFYGHLSAAENLEVHARLLGLKADVVRRTLERVGLAGAGGKAAGQFSTGMKSRLALGMALLTEPDLLILDEPQNGLDPEGIYALRQQLRDYAGAGKTVLISSHQLGEVQQLADVIGVLHGGTLRYQGPLAQLQAGYDSLEDAYFHLTRAGQA from the coding sequence GTGAACACCCCTGATTTCGCCATCATCACCGACCACCTCGCCAAACGCTTCGGCAAGGCCACCGTCATCCACGACGTGAATCTCCACGTCCCCACCGGACAGGTCTACGGGCTGCTGGGACCAAACGGGGCAGGCAAAAGCACCACGTTGGGGTTGATCTTGGGCCTCTTGCAGCCCACCTCCGGCGGCGTGGAGCTGTTCGGGCAGCCGTGGCGGCGGGACCTGCTGGGCCGCGTCGGGGCCAGCCTGAACGGTCCTGCCTTCTACGGTCACCTCAGCGCCGCCGAGAATCTGGAGGTGCATGCCCGGCTGCTGGGACTGAAGGCGGACGTGGTGCGCCGCACGCTGGAGCGCGTCGGCCTGGCGGGCGCGGGAGGCAAGGCGGCGGGGCAGTTCAGTACTGGCATGAAAAGCCGACTCGCCCTGGGGATGGCCCTGCTGACCGAACCGGACCTGCTGATTCTGGACGAACCGCAAAACGGCCTCGACCCGGAAGGCATCTATGCGCTGCGCCAGCAGCTCCGCGACTACGCCGGGGCCGGGAAGACTGTGCTGATCTCCAGCCACCAGCTCGGTGAGGTGCAGCAACTCGCGGACGTGATCGGGGTGCTGCACGGCGGAACCCTGCGCTATCAGGGACCGCTGGCCCAGTTGCAGGCCGGCTACGATTCGCTGGAGGACGCCTACTTCCACCTCACGCGCGCGGGGCAGGCGTGA